The Gloeobacter morelensis MG652769 genome contains the following window.
GGCGAACGGTCTCGCCGGCGGCGGCGAGGAGGTGTCCGTCGGGGCTGTAGCGCAGCGAGTGCACCGGGCCGGTGTGCCCGCTCAACTGCCCGAGGGCGATGCCGTCGCGCCGCCATAGCCGCACCGTGCCGTCGCCGCCGCCGGTGGCGAGGCGATCGCCCCTGGGGCTGAAGGCGACATCGAGCACCGCCTGCGCGTGGCCGCGCAGGATTGCCAGCGGCTTGCCGTCGCGGCTCCACAGGCGAATCGTCCGATCGTCACCCGCACTGGCGACGATCGCTCCGTCCGGGCTGAAGCGGGCACTCAGCACCCCGTCGGTGTGGCCATAAAGGGTCCGGCGCAGGGGCGGCTGCAGCCGCCACAGCCGCACGGTGCGGTCGAGGCTGGCGGTGGCGAGGGTCTGGCCGTCGCCACCGAAGCTGAGGGAGGTGATGTCGGAACTATGGCCCTGCAGCACCCCGGCGGGAGTACCGTCGGGCCGCCATAGCCGCACGGTGCGGTCGAAGCCGGCGGTGGCCAGAAGCGCGCCGTCCGGGCTGAAGGCCACCGCAAAGACGGCTTCGCTGTGGCCGCGCAGGGATTTGAGCGCATGGCCCTCCCGGCTCCAGAGCCTGACCGCCCCGGTGCGATCGCCGGAGGCGATGACGCGCCCATCGGGACTGACCGCCACCGCCAGCGCCCAGTCGCGGTGACCGCGTAGCGTGGCGCTCAGACGGCCGTCGCGCCGCCATAGCCGGATGGCGCCGTCGGCCGAGGCGGCGGCAATCAAGTCGCCGTTGGGACTGAAGGCCAGGGCAAACACCGGATTGCCCGGAGCGGCCAGGGTCCGCAGCAACCGGCCTTCGACGCTCCACACCCGCACATAACCGTCGGAGCTGGCGGTGGCCAGGGTCGCCTCCCCGGGTGAGAAGCGCACGTCGTAGACACCGCGCGCATGGCGCAGCGTCGTCACCGGTCCGCCCTCGGACCGCTGCAGCGCCACGATGCCGTCGTCGCGGGCCACCGCCAGCAGCCCGCCGTCGGGGCTGAAGCGCACCTGAAGATTGGGTTTGTGATCGGCGCGGGTGCCGAGGGCCGCTATCTTGCGCACCAGGGTGCCGTCGGGGCGCCACAGCCGCACCTGCCCATCGACGCTGCCGCTTGCCAGCAGCGCTGCGCCGGGACTGAAGGCGACGCTTGTCACCCACTGCGGATGCTCGATGCGATTCCACTGCTGAACGGTGCTGAGCGCTTCGCGCAGGATGCTCTCTGTCTGGCGGGTCTGCCCGGCGCCCGCAGACAGGGTCTGCAACTGCTGTCTACCGGCTCGGAGGGCAGCCTGCAGACCCTCCAGCCCGCGGTGGGTGCTCAAAAAGCTGCGGGCGTAGGCGGTATGGGTGACGATCTCGTTGCGTTGGAGGTCGCCCACGAGCTTGAAGAGCACCCCGCCCAACACCGCCACCACCAGCGCCAGGGCTCCCATCGCCCCGGCCGCCAGCCTGGTGCGCACCAGGGCGCGTTGCTGGCGGTGCTGCAGGGCTGCCCGCTGCGCCAGGCCCGCCTCGATAAAGCGGTTGCTGGTGACGGTCAGCTCGTCGGCACAGCCCTGGTGCAACTCCTCAGCCTCCGCCAGCCGCGCGCCGCTGAGTAAAAATTCGTCGCTGCGGCCGCTTTGCAACCACAGGTGCGCCGCCTGCTCGATCTGCCGCTGCACCCGCAATCGGGCCCGGTTTTCTTCGAGCCACCAGCGCAAAGTCGACCAGTTGCGGATCAGCACCTCGTGGGCGACCTCCACGGTCACCTCGGCGTGCAGCTGCTCGACGGCCCCGGCAACGTCATCGTCGGCAGCGGCGCCGCGTCCGACGCCGGTACCGGCGGTCTGCCCCCTGTCTTCCTCGGCGCCAATCACAATCAAACGTGCGTCGCTGAAAGCTTTGAGCGTCTGTTCGACCAGAGCCTCGCCATAGCGCGGCACCAGCAGATCCGCCCTGCGCACCCGCCTGCGGGTGTCGGGCATGCCTTCTCCCAACTGGGTGAGCGACAGAAAAAGCCAGTGGGCGCAGGCGCGGGCCTGGGGGCAGAGCGCGCCGAAAACCTCCTCGGCTTTGCGCTCCAGGGCGCCTTCGATGCCGCCTATCTGCTGCCGGTAGGCCCGCAGGGTGAGCCAGCCGCCCGCGCGCCGCTCCCACAACTGCTCCAGGACAAATTCAAGCAGCGCCAGTTCGCCGCGGCTGCGCTCGAGGTCCCGCAACAGCACCTCCACCAGTTGCGGCTCTACCTGCAGGCTGACCTGGGCGGCCGGTTTGAGGATAATGTCGCGGTAGTCAGCCTGGCTGAGTTCGGCGGACAGGTAGACCACCGAGCGCTCCAGCAGCTGGTGCAACCCCCGCAACCGCAAAGCGCCCTCGGCACAATCCGCCCGCAGCGTGATCACCAGCTTGAAGCGGTCGGGCGCATGTTCTAGGGCGCCGAGCACCAGTTCGATAAATCGGTCGCACTCCAGGGCGGCGCTGAGGGTCAAAAGCTCCTCGAATTGGTCGACCACCAGCACCAGCACCGGCTCCGGCCGGGTGCGCAGCCAGCGGACAAACCCCTCCGCCCCCAGGTACACCAACCCCTCCAACTCCTGGCGCTCTGTCTCCCCTGCGCCCATCGTCCCCGACTCCCCCAGCCGTGCGATCAGATTCGCGAGCGGGTGGGTGCCCGGCTGCATCGCGCAAAGGCGCCAGCGCCCGCTGCCGGGAATCAGGCTCCCCTGCCGCAGCTGCGCCATCAACCCCGCCTGCACCAGGGACGATTTGCCACTGCCGCTCGCGCCAACCACCGCCACAAACGACCGCTCGTGCACCGCATGGAGCAACCGGGCGATGAGCGGCCCGCGACCGTAAAAAAATGGGGCCGCCACCTCTGCGAAGGCCCTTAGCCCCATATAAGGGCAAATCTTGATGTCAAACGGTGCCGCCGGGTCGCCGGGGAGCACCTCGACAATGCCCTCGACCGAAGAAAGCCAGCTTTCGAAGTGTATGGCGTCTGCGGCCGCCTGATCTTGCAATTTAGCTATCCATTCAGCAACGCTCAATCCGGCTGCGGTGGCGACCAGGGTGCCCACTAGCGCCTCCCCAAAGCGCCCAGCTTCGCCGGGCGCCGACAACCCGGCCATCAGGCACAGGCCGGGGGTTTGCGGCCGCTGCTGGCTGTGTATCCAGCGGCGCACCGCCTCCAGGTTCTCAGGCTCCACGACCCAGTCGCAAATCCAGATGCGCCGGTTGGGGCACCCCGCCTGCATCTGCTGGCCCAACCACAAAAGACCCACGGCGGTGCCGCCGAGATCCAGATGCAGATCCCCAGCCCCAGTGGCGGTGATGCGCCCCCTAAGATAAATCAGCACCGTCTGCGCCACCACCGGTGGCTCGCCCGCCAGTTGCAGGGCCAGCCATGATCTGGGGACAAATTCAGCCGACCAATAGCGAATGTCGAACTGACCGAGGCGGGCCAGTTCGCGGCTAAGTTTCACGCCCACGCCTCGACCGAGCAGCGATTCGAGCACCAGCGCCCGGCGAGGCTGCGAAGCCCCTGTTGCCCGCGGCGAGCGGCCGAGCACCACCGGGGCCACTCCGCCGACAAAGCGCTTGGGAGTCTGCAGAGGATAGAGCCGAAAGCGCTCGCTCTCACCCAGGCGCCCTTTCTGGCGGTTCAACAGGCGCAACTGTTTGTTGATCTGATCGACATAGCGCAGGGTCTGGTAGTAGACGAATTTGTACAGGCCGTCGATATCGATCACACCCTGGCGGTCCGCCGCTTCGCCGCGCAGACCGCGGATGAGATGGTAGGTGAACACGCCGTGGCCCAGTTCGGGAAACTCCCACGAGCGCTCGCCCGCGTCGCACGAAAGCAGCGCGTAGAGATTGCGCCGCTGGTGGGCATGCCGCTGCAGAGCCGCCACCAGCCGGCCGGCCGCATCGTCGGCCGGGACGAATCCGGCGCCGCTGTGGCAGGCATCCAGCCAGAGCAGCTGCTGATGGGCACGGCAACTGGCCAGGGACCCCAGCAACTCCGGCAGTCCCAGGGCAGTCTGCTCCAGAGCGCCCAGGCGCGTATCGGCCAGGCAAAAGAACACTTCGGTGCCGTGCCGGTCGAGCACGCCGTGACCGGAAAAATAAAACACCACCGTGTCCTCCGGCTGTGCCTCAGCGACCAGTTGCGCCAGACTGGCGCGCACCGCCCCCAGCCGCGGCGGTCGTCCGTCCTGGGCGTGGTGCACCAATTCCACGCGCCGCTCGAAGCGGCCGGTGAGCTCGGCCAGGGCCCCAGCCAGTTCCCGACAATCACAGACGGCGCATCCCAGCACTCCCAGCCCGGGATCTGCGTAGATATCGACGCCGACCATCAGCATCCAGAGCCTTCCCACCGCCGCGTGCAGCAGGCGGTCGTCTCGACTGGTGCGCAGACCCAACGGCGGCATCGCTTTTCTCCTCGTACCTTCGGCGCAGCAGCGCCCGGGCCTTGCCGGCGCCGACTCTGCCTGCTTGTAGGGATAACCCTAGAACATCTATGCACACAAAAGCGGTCCTAGCTTTTGTGCGGTCCGCTCTCGCTGTCGGGTGCAGGCTGGATGCAGGACTGGTAGGCGTCGATATCTGTACAGGTTCCAAACCACTGGGCGATCCGGCCCTCGGCGTTGCGGATCGGCTGCACCTGCATCAGGTGCCATCGGTAATTCCCGTCGCCGGCGCGCAGCCGATATTCCATGGCGTACGATTCGCCGTTGCGCATAGCTTTGTACCCACGCTGTAGACAACTGGGCAGATCCTTCGGGTGGACAACCGCCTTCCATCCCCAACCCTGCAGCTGCTCCGTGCTCATGCCCGTGTAGTCCAGGGCTCGCTTGTTACAACAATCGAGAGCACCGTTTGCTCTCGCAGTCCAGGCAATTTGTGGTAAACATTCAAGAAGATATCGCAGGCGCCAGTCGTCGAACATTGGGAACTTACCTCCTAGCGTCATTGATAGCTATCAATGCCACCTGGTGGCTACGTATTCAGATGGAATTTGGTGTCGGAAAATCTATTTGAGCCGAACCTATCGCCGGATTTCGCGACAATTTTTTACATATTTGCCTTCGGTGCAAGCGATAGGTCGCTCAAGCCAACCGCAAAATCTCCCGGTCGAAATCTTCCGGCTCCGGCTCGATTTCCCAGGTGAGGGTGTCGCCCGGGTCGACGGCCACTTCGACGTACAGCCGCTCGACGGGTTGCTCGGCACTGTCTTCGTTGTTGGCAAATCCCTGCAGGTCTTCAGCCAAAAGGCGCAGCACGAAGCCGGGCGGCACAGGTGCGCCGACTTCGGCCGCCTGCAGTTCGAATCGCCAGACGCTCCCGTCCGGCGATTCGACAGGCTGCAGTTGCAGCTCGTAGTCTGCTCCGGCGATGCGCAGACGGCGGGTGAGCAGCACGCCCACGGGCGGCCCCCCGGGCGGGAGGCCGCGGGCACGGGTGCCCCCCGGTTCGGCCCGAAGCCGCCAGCGCCGCCAGCCTGCGAGTTCGCCCAGTGGGCTGACACCCGCTTGGATCCAGTCGGGTACCGAGCGCTGTTCAGGCAGGCCCAGACGCAGCTCGTAGAGCTTTTGCCGCCAGCCGCCGTGGGCTATCAGCGCCCCCCACAGGCCAAACGGTACCGTCCACTGGGGCATCGGGAGGACCGGGTCACCCAGCCGGGCCAGCAACTGCCGGGCCTGGCCCAGCGGCAGGGTCGGCAGGGCGGCGAGCGGGGCGCGGGTCGGCTCCGCCAGTTCGAGGTGCAGAGCGGCCGGCAAACAGGCCATCTCCCGCACCAGATGGCCTGCGATCAGGCAGTACTGACGGCGCTGAGCGTCGTAAACGGCCACTTCCTTGAGGCGGCGGTGGCTGATAAACCCCCACAGCTGCACCGCTCCCGCCTCCGGCTCCACCTGGGCGGCCAGGTAATAATCCGCCGCCCAGCCGGGAATATCTATCCACTCCTGCGGCACGCGCAGTTCGTCAGCCATCGATGCTTCGTCTGCAACCACCAGCAACCGCCGCTTGCCGACGGCGAGGGCTGTCCCCGCCACCCATGGCCAGAAACTTGGCAAAGCCGCCTCCCCCGGCCAGATCCGAGTCGCGCAGCCCGCCTCGCACAGCCAGTCCTGCACACCTGCCAGCGCCAGGCCCGCCAGGTAAGCCCGCCAGACCGCCGGCGGGGCGCCGAGCGGCTCGGCGCGCCGGCGGGCAGCTTCGCGCCCAGCTTCAGAGATTTCAAGCCAGAGGTCGTTTGAATCCATAGGTACGACGAAAGTGAGAGAGTCCACAGACAAAAAGGCGTCGATGGCGAGGGCAAGGACCGCTGCGTTTATTCGCAGCGGTCGCCGTGGTAAGCCTGCAACCACTCCTCCAGGACTGTGCCTATAGCTTCGAGTAGGGCGAGCGAAAGCGGCCTATGCAGAACCTGCGCGCAGCGCGGGGCCAACTGTTCGAGCAATTGCGCCTTGAGGCGCTTGAGGCGGCGGTGAACCGTCCATTGCCGGATACCGAAGCGCTCGCCAATCTCGCTCTGGGTCATCCCACTCTGGTAGTACAACTGCAACAGATCCCGGTCGGCCTGCGCCTGCACCTGGATGATGGCCTCGCCCAAAAGCGCGTTGAGCCGTTCGTGCAACGCCTCGCGCTCCTGTTCTTGCTCCTCGGCGATTAGTCGCTCGAATTCGGACGGCTGCTGGACGACAGGCAGCGTCTCCAGCCGGTCGAGGGCGGTGCTGTCCCCAGGCGCACCCCCCAGCGAACGGACATCCGGAACGAGCGCTGCGCGGACGGCCACCGCACACTGGCGCAGCCATTGCTCGAGCAGTTGCGGGGTGGGCGGCGGTCCGGCGGCAAGGCCCTGGCCGAAGCTTTCGCGGTGGTACAGGGCGCAGACACTCTGCCAGGTGGCCGAATCCGGGTCCGCAAGCCGGGCGGAATCGCGCCGGGGCGCCGGGCAGTACAGTTCACGAAAGCAAATCCAGGCGAGCACATAACAGCGGATGGTGCGTGCATCGTAGGGTACCTGCCCCAGCGACGCGCTTAAAAACCGCTGAGTGACCCGCCGCAACAGCGCCCAGGGCGAGCTGATGTCGGCTTCTTGATGCTGGCGCAGCGCTTCGCCGATGATGCTGTGGAAGACCGAAATAGCATAATTGTCAAGACTGTCGCCGCGTTCCGGCTGAAAACCGCGCAAAACCCGGTCGCACTTGAGCATGCCGATCTGAAACAAATCGAACACTTCAAAACGGGTACTGGTAAAGCGGGTACTGGCCCGGCGGGCTGCCCGGTAACAGGCTTCCTGCAAATAGGCGCACAGGTGGCGCGCCGCCAGGCGGCGCGCCTCAGCGCCGACGGTCTGGTCGTCCTGCCAGATGCGATGCCAGTACAGCACCCAGAAGCGCCGGGAGGCATCCGCCTGGGCCAGGCGGCCGAGGGATTGTTCGATACTCGATTGCAACTGGGCATCGGCGATCCAACCCGCCGGACGGCCCATGTCCCAGCTCAAATAGGTCGAGAAAAGTTCAACAATTTCTGTACGACGATAGAAGGGGAAGGGGCTCCTCACACTGACCTCCTTGGTAGGGGAGAGCATCCATACTCTATCTGAGGTGCACTTTTCGAGATAAAGCAAGTATGAAATAATTCGGAAAATTGGAATCGGGCTGCGAAGCCGCGGGTGCTCCTCCGCAGCCCGACGCTGAACTTAAGGAAGCGAATCGGCCGCCGCCTGGGCGTCGACCAGACCAAAACCGTCGAAGGGCGTGTAGCCGCCGCCAATAGTATTGACAAAAGTGCCGCTCAGGGTGCCCGTGGCGGTCGTGGCGGTGAAGGTTGCTCCGGCCAGGGCGTCGGCGGAGTTGCCGAAGCCGCCGGTGGCCAGATCCCGGTCGATGCCGAAGTTGAGGGTGTCGCCGGAGTTGAAGCTTGTGAAGGTGAGGGTGAGCGTTGCGGTGGGCGCACTTGGTCCGGCGGAGGTGATGGCGGGGAGGGTGGCGCCAGTCCTGGTGCCGGTGGTGAGCGGGAAGCCGCCGCTGGCGCTCGGGTCGAAGACGAGGCCCGCCGGGGCAAGATTGAGGGTGAGGGCGGTGAGGGTGACGCCGCTGCCCCCCAGGCCGATGCGAAAGAAATTGGCATCGGTGCTGCCGGCGCCGTTGCCGGTGAGGCTCACTACCCCTGCCCCGGCGGCGGCGAAGAGCGGGTCGATGTCGCGGGGCGGGGCGGTGCTCTGCAGGGCCGTGCGGATCGCCGCCGCACTCAGCGAGTTTGGACCGCCCGCTTTTTGCAGCAGCAGGGCGGCGATCCCGGCGGCGTGGGGAGCGGCGGCACTGGTGCCGAAGAAATTCGGAAAGCCGTCCCCCTCGACGTCGGTGCTGCTGAGCGGCCCGGGCGGAAAGAAGGTGGTATTGACGCCATCGGCCGCAGCAAAGTCGGGTTTGTTGCGCACCTCGGGGGGGGTGAGGCGGTTGCCCGCTTTGTCGAAGGCGATGGTGACCGGGCCGGGGGAAGAAAAGTCTTCTAAGACCGGGTTGAAGGGCGGCGCCCCAAAAGTGTCGTCGTAGGCGTAGGCGGCGACCCCATTGCCGTTGAGGGCCGAGTTGTGGCCGTAGGTCGCCACGAAGGTGCCGGGGGCGTCGTTGAATTCACCGGTGTAGGTGCCCCCGAAGACGACATAGCGCAGGCGGCTTGCCTGCTGGGGTACGCCGGGGGCGCGGGTGGCGCTGCTTTTGGCAATGACAATCCGGTAGGTTTGACCGGCGGCAAGGTCGCTTGCCGGAATTTCCAGCGGCTGGTTGGTCGAAAAATTGTTGGCGATACCGCTGCGGGAGGCCACATAACGGCCGCGGCTGTCGAAGACCAGGAGATTAAAATCGGTGCTCACCCCGCCGCCCGGCACATTGAACGGGTCATCCCACTGGAAGACGATAGTACCGGTGTCGCCGTCCACTTTCACCGTCTGGGAGATATCGACGCCAGGGCCTGGATCAAAGTCGTGAAAGCCGCCCTGGGTGTTGAGGGAGCGGGGTAGGCGGCTCAGGTTGATGGTGGTGTCGGCCGCATCGATGGCGCCGCGCGCGTCGCTGTTGGAGACAAGGCGAAAGTCCGAAGCGAAACCCTTGCCGCGGTTACCTGCCGAGGAGAAGTAGGTGACTTTTTTGCCGGCGAGGGTCGAACTGGTCACAACTTCGTCTACCGCCTGGGCCACCTGCCCGTCGGAGAACATCGGCTCGGCAAGGTAGATGATGTCATCGACGATCACATCGGCACTGCAGGCGGCGTTGGTGCGCAGGGTGCGGATGTTGTTGGCGAAGGCGGGCTCGCCGCCGAGCGCGGTGGCGAAGCACAGATCCACCCCCGGAGCGAGGTCGTAGACGATCTGGGCCATGCCCCGGCCCTCGTCGGAGCCGCCGGGCGAATCGAGCAAAAATTTGACGCCGGGGCTGTTGGGGTTGGAGTTGGTGAGGGCGGGCAGGTCGCCGGTGGCCACATCGTCCGGGGCGCGGGTGCTGGCTGTGGTGTTGGTGTTGAAGCTGTCGGAGAGAACCCCCACGGTAATGCCCGCGCCGGTGAGGCCGCCCAAGTTCAACTGGCCGGTCTTGTGCACCACCGCTCCCTGGGAGGTGGTGAGGCCGACGCTGGTGACCGGCTTGTGCGAGAGGGCGACAGCACTCACCCCGGGCGCCCGGCTCGCCTCGGCGGCGCGCCCGAGGGGCAGATAAGCAGAAATGGCCCCGGCCCGGTAGTGGGCATTGACGGCCACCACCTGAACGCCCAGTGTTTCGAGCGCCGGCAGCAGTTGGGCAAGGGGCACCCGTCCATCGGGGTAGATCACCACCAGGACTTTGTCGTTTTTGATTTCCAGACGCCGGTTGGCGCGCAGTTGCCGAAAGTTCTCAGGTTCGCCCAGGTAACTTTGCACCAGTTCTTTAAGACCCGCACCGAGGTTGTCGGGTACGGCGGTTTGGGACCAGGCGGGGGAGAGGGCGGCCCCCAACCCAAAGGTCGCAGCTAAAAGCGCGAGGGTCCGGACCAGGGAGGCGGGCTTGGAGTGTGCTGGATTCATCGGTGTTTCCTGTGGCAAAGGGCAATGGGCCTTGGGTGCGGACGGCAATGCGAAAATCAGGCAATCGACACTGCCCGTCGCAGCGCAATTTAGCCAGGGATTTTACCAGGGGTCCAGCCACGAATTGTATAAAGTAATAATGCGTCCTCCGGTCCAAACGGACGCCTGCCCCAAACTACCGTCTCGTGCGTATGATAGTTCCAAGTCGCCTCATGCTGGTGAGTTCTATGCGCCTATTTCTTTGTCTGTTGGGCCTGTTGGTGTTGAATACGGCG
Protein-coding sequences here:
- a CDS encoding DUF1822 family protein, which codes for MDSNDLWLEISEAGREAARRRAEPLGAPPAVWRAYLAGLALAGVQDWLCEAGCATRIWPGEAALPSFWPWVAGTALAVGKRRLLVVADEASMADELRVPQEWIDIPGWAADYYLAAQVEPEAGAVQLWGFISHRRLKEVAVYDAQRRQYCLIAGHLVREMACLPAALHLELAEPTRAPLAALPTLPLGQARQLLARLGDPVLPMPQWTVPFGLWGALIAHGGWRQKLYELRLGLPEQRSVPDWIQAGVSPLGELAGWRRWRLRAEPGGTRARGLPPGGPPVGVLLTRRLRIAGADYELQLQPVESPDGSVWRFELQAAEVGAPVPPGFVLRLLAEDLQGFANNEDSAEQPVERLYVEVAVDPGDTLTWEIEPEPEDFDREILRLA
- a CDS encoding PAS domain-containing protein, with protein sequence MTLGGKFPMFDDWRLRYLLECLPQIAWTARANGALDCCNKRALDYTGMSTEQLQGWGWKAVVHPKDLPSCLQRGYKAMRNGESYAMEYRLRAGDGNYRWHLMQVQPIRNAEGRIAQWFGTCTDIDAYQSCIQPAPDSESGPHKS
- a CDS encoding sigma-70 family RNA polymerase sigma factor, with the protein product MRSPFPFYRRTEIVELFSTYLSWDMGRPAGWIADAQLQSSIEQSLGRLAQADASRRFWVLYWHRIWQDDQTVGAEARRLAARHLCAYLQEACYRAARRASTRFTSTRFEVFDLFQIGMLKCDRVLRGFQPERGDSLDNYAISVFHSIIGEALRQHQEADISSPWALLRRVTQRFLSASLGQVPYDARTIRCYVLAWICFRELYCPAPRRDSARLADPDSATWQSVCALYHRESFGQGLAAGPPPTPQLLEQWLRQCAVAVRAALVPDVRSLGGAPGDSTALDRLETLPVVQQPSEFERLIAEEQEQEREALHERLNALLGEAIIQVQAQADRDLLQLYYQSGMTQSEIGERFGIRQWTVHRRLKRLKAQLLEQLAPRCAQVLHRPLSLALLEAIGTVLEEWLQAYHGDRCE
- a CDS encoding S8 family peptidase encodes the protein MNPAHSKPASLVRTLALLAATFGLGAALSPAWSQTAVPDNLGAGLKELVQSYLGEPENFRQLRANRRLEIKNDKVLVVIYPDGRVPLAQLLPALETLGVQVVAVNAHYRAGAISAYLPLGRAAEASRAPGVSAVALSHKPVTSVGLTTSQGAVVHKTGQLNLGGLTGAGITVGVLSDSFNTNTTASTRAPDDVATGDLPALTNSNPNSPGVKFLLDSPGGSDEGRGMAQIVYDLAPGVDLCFATALGGEPAFANNIRTLRTNAACSADVIVDDIIYLAEPMFSDGQVAQAVDEVVTSSTLAGKKVTYFSSAGNRGKGFASDFRLVSNSDARGAIDAADTTINLSRLPRSLNTQGGFHDFDPGPGVDISQTVKVDGDTGTIVFQWDDPFNVPGGGVSTDFNLLVFDSRGRYVASRSGIANNFSTNQPLEIPASDLAAGQTYRIVIAKSSATRAPGVPQQASRLRYVVFGGTYTGEFNDAPGTFVATYGHNSALNGNGVAAYAYDDTFGAPPFNPVLEDFSSPGPVTIAFDKAGNRLTPPEVRNKPDFAAADGVNTTFFPPGPLSSTDVEGDGFPNFFGTSAAAPHAAGIAALLLQKAGGPNSLSAAAIRTALQSTAPPRDIDPLFAAAGAGVVSLTGNGAGSTDANFFRIGLGGSGVTLTALTLNLAPAGLVFDPSASGGFPLTTGTRTGATLPAITSAGPSAPTATLTLTFTSFNSGDTLNFGIDRDLATGGFGNSADALAGATFTATTATGTLSGTFVNTIGGGYTPFDGFGLVDAQAAADSLP
- a CDS encoding caspase family protein yields the protein MPPLGLRTSRDDRLLHAAVGRLWMLMVGVDIYADPGLGVLGCAVCDCRELAGALAELTGRFERRVELVHHAQDGRPPRLGAVRASLAQLVAEAQPEDTVVFYFSGHGVLDRHGTEVFFCLADTRLGALEQTALGLPELLGSLASCRAHQQLLWLDACHSGAGFVPADDAAGRLVAALQRHAHQRRNLYALLSCDAGERSWEFPELGHGVFTYHLIRGLRGEAADRQGVIDIDGLYKFVYYQTLRYVDQINKQLRLLNRQKGRLGESERFRLYPLQTPKRFVGGVAPVVLGRSPRATGASQPRRALVLESLLGRGVGVKLSRELARLGQFDIRYWSAEFVPRSWLALQLAGEPPVVAQTVLIYLRGRITATGAGDLHLDLGGTAVGLLWLGQQMQAGCPNRRIWICDWVVEPENLEAVRRWIHSQQRPQTPGLCLMAGLSAPGEAGRFGEALVGTLVATAAGLSVAEWIAKLQDQAAADAIHFESWLSSVEGIVEVLPGDPAAPFDIKICPYMGLRAFAEVAAPFFYGRGPLIARLLHAVHERSFVAVVGASGSGKSSLVQAGLMAQLRQGSLIPGSGRWRLCAMQPGTHPLANLIARLGESGTMGAGETERQELEGLVYLGAEGFVRWLRTRPEPVLVLVVDQFEELLTLSAALECDRFIELVLGALEHAPDRFKLVITLRADCAEGALRLRGLHQLLERSVVYLSAELSQADYRDIILKPAAQVSLQVEPQLVEVLLRDLERSRGELALLEFVLEQLWERRAGGWLTLRAYRQQIGGIEGALERKAEEVFGALCPQARACAHWLFLSLTQLGEGMPDTRRRVRRADLLVPRYGEALVEQTLKAFSDARLIVIGAEEDRGQTAGTGVGRGAAADDDVAGAVEQLHAEVTVEVAHEVLIRNWSTLRWWLEENRARLRVQRQIEQAAHLWLQSGRSDEFLLSGARLAEAEELHQGCADELTVTSNRFIEAGLAQRAALQHRQQRALVRTRLAAGAMGALALVVAVLGGVLFKLVGDLQRNEIVTHTAYARSFLSTHRGLEGLQAALRAGRQQLQTLSAGAGQTRQTESILREALSTVQQWNRIEHPQWVTSVAFSPGAALLASGSVDGQVRLWRPDGTLVRKIAALGTRADHKPNLQVRFSPDGGLLAVARDDGIVALQRSEGGPVTTLRHARGVYDVRFSPGEATLATASSDGYVRVWSVEGRLLRTLAAPGNPVFALAFSPNGDLIAAASADGAIRLWRRDGRLSATLRGHRDWALAVAVSPDGRVIASGDRTGAVRLWSREGHALKSLRGHSEAVFAVAFSPDGALLATAGFDRTVRLWRPDGTPAGVLQGHSSDITSLSFGGDGQTLATASLDRTVRLWRLQPPLRRTLYGHTDGVLSARFSPDGAIVASAGDDRTIRLWSRDGKPLAILRGHAQAVLDVAFSPRGDRLATGGGDGTVRLWRRDGIALGQLSGHTGPVHSLRYSPDGHLLAAAGETVRLWNAQGALQPAFGGAPGGVLDVAFSPRGDRLATGGGDGTVRLWRRDGIALGQLSGHTGPVHSLRYSPDGHLLAAAGEEGMVRIWDTDGRLRQSWAAHADWIGALAFSPDGRTLATAGHDRLVKLWSLDGTLLKVLEGHAAPVTSVGFSPDSRTVISAGLDKTVLLWNDWQLDVAGLVARGCDWLAAGPDNTPNRPCKY